The following are from one region of the Streptomyces brevispora genome:
- a CDS encoding alpha/beta fold hydrolase has protein sequence MKSYRQPGLVLTDRHFTVPLDHSDPGGEQIEVFGREVVATSKAAEELPWLLYLEGGPGFGARRFTGAEAWLGRAVQEFRVLLLDQRGTGLSTPANRQTLPLRGGPREQADYLAHFRSDSIVRDCELIRPQLTGGAPWTVLGQSFGGFCAVRYLSAAPEGLSTVLITGGLPSLDAHADDVYRAAYPRIERKVAAHYARYPQDVERAREITAHLAEHRPESAGHRLTPEGFQSLGIMLGGGSGSHQLHYLLENAFVRTPHGTELSDTFQEAMRTASSFAGHPLYALLHEAIYGQGERPTGWAAERVRAEFPQFDAATALQGDGPVLFTGESIHPWHFDVDPALRPLRETAELLATRGDWEPLYDAERLAANDVPVAAAVYHDDMYVDTAHALRTAASIRGLRTWVTDEYEHDGLRAGGPRVLDRLLALVRDEA, from the coding sequence TTGAAAAGCTACCGTCAGCCCGGCCTCGTCCTCACCGACCGCCATTTCACCGTGCCGCTCGACCACTCCGACCCGGGCGGTGAGCAGATCGAGGTCTTCGGCCGGGAGGTGGTGGCCACCTCCAAGGCCGCCGAGGAGCTGCCGTGGCTGCTGTACCTGGAGGGCGGACCCGGCTTCGGTGCCCGGCGCTTCACCGGTGCGGAGGCCTGGCTGGGCCGTGCCGTGCAGGAGTTCCGGGTGCTGCTCCTGGACCAGCGCGGCACCGGACTGTCCACCCCGGCCAACCGGCAGACCCTGCCGCTGCGCGGTGGCCCGCGGGAACAGGCCGACTACCTCGCGCACTTCCGGTCCGACAGCATCGTGCGGGACTGCGAACTGATCCGTCCGCAGCTGACCGGCGGCGCGCCCTGGACGGTCCTCGGCCAGTCCTTCGGCGGCTTCTGTGCCGTGCGCTATCTCTCCGCCGCGCCGGAAGGGCTCAGCACCGTCCTGATCACCGGCGGGCTGCCCTCGCTCGACGCCCACGCGGACGACGTCTACCGGGCCGCGTACCCGAGGATCGAGCGGAAGGTCGCCGCGCACTACGCCCGCTACCCGCAGGACGTCGAGCGCGCCCGCGAGATCACCGCTCACCTCGCGGAGCACCGCCCGGAGAGCGCCGGACACCGGCTGACGCCCGAGGGTTTCCAGTCGCTCGGCATCATGCTGGGCGGCGGCAGCGGCAGCCATCAGCTCCACTACCTGCTGGAGAACGCCTTCGTCCGCACCCCGCACGGCACCGAGCTCTCCGACACCTTCCAGGAAGCCATGCGCACGGCCTCCTCGTTCGCCGGACATCCGCTGTACGCGCTCCTGCACGAGGCGATCTACGGGCAGGGCGAACGTCCCACCGGCTGGGCGGCCGAGCGGGTACGTGCCGAGTTCCCGCAGTTCGACGCGGCGACCGCCCTCCAGGGCGACGGCCCGGTCCTCTTCACAGGCGAGAGCATCCACCCCTGGCACTTCGACGTGGACCCGGCCCTGCGCCCGCTGCGCGAGACGGCCGAACTGCTCGCCACCCGCGGCGACTGGGAGCCGCTGTACGACGCCGAGCGCCTTGCCGCCAACGACGTACCGGTGGCCGCGGCCGTCTACCACGACGACATGTACGTGGACACCGCCCACGCACTGCGTACCGCCGCGTCGATCCGCGGACTGCGCACCTGGGTGACCGACGAGTACGAGCACGACGGGCTGCGCGCGGGCGGCCCGAGGGTCCTGGACCGGCTGCTCGCACTGGTCCGCGACGAGGCCTGA
- the argG gene encoding argininosuccinate synthase, whose amino-acid sequence MSKVLTSLPAGERVGIAFSGGLDTSVAVAWMRDKGAVPCTYTADIGQYDEPDIASVPGRASAYGAEIARLVDCRAALVEEGLAALTCGAFHIRSGGRAYFNTTPLGRAVTGTLLVRAMLEDDVQIWGDGSTFKGNDIERFYRYGLLANPHLRIYKPWLDADFVSELGGRKEMSEWLLAHDLPYRDSTEKAYSTDANIWGATHEAKTLEHLDTGVETVDPIMGVRFWDPEVEIATEDVTIGFDQGRPVTINGKEFGSAVDLVMEANAIGGRHGMGMSDQIENRVIEAKSRGIYEAPALALLHAAYERLVNAIHNEDTVAQYHNEGRRLGRLMYEGRWLDPQALMIRESLQRWVGAAVTGEVTLRLRRGEDYSLMNTSGPAFSYHPDKLSMERTENSAFGPVDRIGQLTMRNLDIADSRAKLEQYADLGIVGNTHATLMGAAQAASTGLIGAMPQGGAEVIASRDQAESDDDQMLDRAAMEFGTD is encoded by the coding sequence ATGTCTAAGGTTCTTACCTCCCTGCCCGCCGGCGAGCGCGTCGGCATCGCCTTCTCCGGTGGCCTCGACACCTCCGTCGCGGTCGCGTGGATGCGCGACAAGGGTGCCGTCCCGTGCACCTACACCGCCGATATCGGCCAGTACGACGAGCCCGACATCGCGTCGGTGCCCGGCCGCGCGTCCGCCTACGGCGCCGAGATCGCGCGCCTGGTCGACTGCCGCGCGGCGCTGGTCGAGGAGGGCCTGGCCGCGCTCACGTGCGGCGCGTTCCACATCCGCTCGGGCGGCCGCGCCTACTTCAACACCACGCCGCTCGGCCGCGCCGTCACCGGCACCCTGCTCGTCCGGGCGATGCTTGAGGACGACGTACAGATCTGGGGCGACGGCTCCACGTTCAAGGGCAACGACATCGAGCGGTTCTACCGCTACGGCCTGCTCGCCAACCCGCACCTGCGCATCTACAAGCCGTGGCTCGACGCCGACTTCGTCTCCGAGCTGGGCGGCCGCAAGGAGATGTCGGAGTGGCTGCTCGCCCACGACCTCCCCTACCGCGACAGCACCGAGAAGGCGTACTCCACCGACGCCAACATCTGGGGCGCCACCCACGAGGCCAAGACCCTGGAGCACCTCGACACGGGCGTCGAGACCGTCGACCCGATCATGGGCGTCCGGTTCTGGGACCCCGAGGTCGAGATCGCCACCGAGGACGTGACGATCGGCTTCGACCAGGGGCGCCCGGTGACGATCAACGGCAAGGAGTTCGGCTCCGCGGTCGACCTGGTGATGGAGGCGAACGCCATCGGCGGCCGCCACGGCATGGGCATGTCGGACCAGATCGAGAACCGGGTGATCGAGGCCAAGAGCCGCGGCATCTACGAGGCCCCGGCCCTGGCCCTGCTGCACGCCGCGTACGAACGCCTCGTCAACGCGATCCACAACGAGGACACCGTCGCGCAGTACCACAACGAGGGCCGGCGCCTGGGCCGTCTCATGTACGAGGGCCGCTGGCTCGACCCGCAGGCGCTGATGATCCGGGAGTCGCTCCAGCGCTGGGTGGGTGCGGCGGTCACCGGAGAGGTGACCCTGCGCCTGCGGCGCGGCGAGGACTACTCGCTCATGAACACCTCCGGCCCGGCGTTCAGCTACCACCCGGACAAGCTGTCCATGGAGCGCACCGAGAACTCCGCGTTCGGCCCGGTGGACCGGATCGGCCAGCTCACCATGCGCAACCTCGACATCGCCGACTCCCGGGCCAAGCTGGAGCAGTACGCCGATCTCGGCATCGTCGGCAATACGCACGCGACGCTCATGGGGGCCGCCCAGGCAGCCTCGACGGGGCTGATCGGCGCAATGCCGCAGGGTGGCGCCGAGGTCATCGCCTCGCGCGACCAGGCCGAGAGCGACGACGACCAGATGCTCGACCGCGCCGCCATGGAGTTCGGCACCGACTGA
- a CDS encoding rhodanese-like domain-containing protein, producing the protein MTSPVSLSPAQAAARLTEFTVIDVRAPGEYASGHVPGALNIPLDRLSEAVPALKSVSARGALLVVCASGVRSTRACDILAAADIDAATLTGGTSAWEGEGRGLDRPAGARATWALERQVRLATGSLMVAGLLAGIRYPAARWLSAGVASGLVFSAVTNTCGMAAVLSRLPCNRAPRSAANLDATLDALQG; encoded by the coding sequence GTGACCAGCCCCGTATCCCTCTCGCCGGCCCAGGCCGCGGCCCGTCTCACGGAGTTCACCGTCATCGATGTGCGGGCCCCGGGCGAGTACGCCTCCGGGCACGTTCCCGGTGCCCTGAACATCCCGCTCGACCGCCTGTCCGAAGCGGTGCCCGCCCTCAAGTCCGTCTCGGCCCGCGGCGCCCTGCTCGTGGTCTGCGCCTCCGGGGTCCGCTCCACGCGGGCCTGTGACATCCTCGCGGCCGCCGACATCGACGCCGCCACGCTGACCGGCGGCACCTCGGCCTGGGAGGGTGAGGGCCGCGGCCTGGACCGTCCCGCCGGCGCCCGGGCCACCTGGGCGCTGGAACGGCAGGTGCGGCTCGCCACCGGTTCACTGATGGTGGCCGGACTGCTGGCGGGGATCCGGTACCCGGCCGCACGCTGGCTGTCCGCCGGTGTCGCTTCCGGTCTCGTGTTCTCCGCGGTGACCAACACCTGCGGCATGGCCGCGGTCCTGTCCAGGCTCCCCTGCAACCGCGCCCCACGTTCGGCGGCGAACCTGGACGCGACGCTGGACGCCCTCCAGGGCTGA
- a CDS encoding enoyl-CoA hydratase/isomerase family protein — MLDILDHDIAHGEERITLTIEDGVGVLTLCRPDRLNGWSWESSRQPGIMADRIRFDDSVRAVLLRGEGRAFCAGIDVTAPGGGITGRSPSERTHHYYEGIRWVHERFAAFAGLPQPVVAAVQGYCLGFGFELALMADIRIAADDAVFALPEAGIGVAVDAGGDMRIAREAGAGWAKYLALTGRRIDAATAERIGLLQGVTSPGELERTARSVAGAVAANAPLAVRHIKRSVDAFADRGMADALDRTALAAALTLTSQDCAEGYAAKAARRPPRFEGS; from the coding sequence GTGCTCGACATCCTCGACCATGACATCGCGCACGGCGAGGAGCGGATCACGCTCACGATCGAGGACGGCGTGGGCGTGCTGACCCTCTGCCGGCCCGACCGGCTCAACGGCTGGAGCTGGGAGTCCAGCAGACAGCCCGGCATCATGGCGGACCGGATCCGGTTCGACGACTCGGTCCGGGCCGTTCTGCTGCGCGGCGAGGGCCGGGCCTTCTGCGCCGGGATCGATGTCACCGCGCCCGGTGGAGGCATCACCGGGCGTTCCCCGTCCGAGCGCACCCACCATTACTACGAGGGCATCCGCTGGGTGCACGAACGCTTCGCCGCGTTCGCCGGGCTCCCGCAGCCGGTGGTCGCCGCGGTCCAGGGCTACTGTCTGGGCTTCGGCTTCGAACTGGCGCTCATGGCCGATATCCGGATCGCCGCCGACGATGCCGTGTTCGCGCTGCCGGAGGCCGGCATCGGGGTGGCCGTCGACGCGGGCGGCGACATGCGGATAGCCCGCGAGGCCGGGGCGGGCTGGGCGAAGTACCTCGCGCTCACCGGCCGCCGGATCGACGCGGCGACGGCCGAGCGGATCGGGCTGCTCCAGGGCGTCACGTCTCCCGGCGAACTGGAGCGCACCGCGCGGTCCGTGGCCGGTGCCGTGGCGGCCAACGCGCCTTTGGCCGTACGGCACATCAAGCGGTCGGTCGATGCCTTCGCGGATCGTGGGATGGCTGACGCGCTCGACCGGACGGCGCTGGCCGCGGCGCTCACCCTCACCTCGCAGGACTGCG
- a CDS encoding PIG-L deacetylase family protein, which yields MTEQLRPMPTDWRRALAVVAHPDDLEYGCAAAVAAWTDGGHEVAYLLATRGEAGIDTLEPERCAPLREQEQRASAAVVGVSRVEFLDHRDGVIEYGLDLRRDIAAAIRRHRPELLVTLNHRDTWGGVAWNTPDHRAVGRATLDAAADAGNRWIFPELTEQGLAPWSGVRWVAVAGSATPTHAVDATVGLERSVRSLLAHRTYLEVLTDQDPEEYCRTFLTGHVEASAERFGGRPAVTFELFAR from the coding sequence ATGACCGAGCAGCTGCGACCCATGCCCACGGACTGGCGGCGCGCCCTCGCCGTCGTCGCGCATCCCGACGACCTGGAGTACGGCTGCGCGGCTGCCGTGGCCGCCTGGACCGACGGCGGACACGAGGTCGCCTACCTCCTGGCCACCCGGGGTGAGGCGGGCATCGACACCCTCGAACCGGAGAGATGCGCGCCGCTGCGCGAGCAGGAGCAGCGGGCGAGCGCGGCGGTCGTCGGGGTCTCCCGGGTGGAGTTCCTCGATCATCGCGACGGGGTGATCGAGTACGGCCTGGACCTGCGCCGGGACATCGCTGCGGCCATCCGCAGGCACCGGCCCGAACTGCTCGTCACGCTCAACCACCGCGACACCTGGGGCGGCGTCGCCTGGAACACCCCCGATCACCGCGCCGTCGGCCGCGCGACCCTGGACGCGGCGGCCGACGCGGGCAATCGCTGGATCTTCCCGGAGCTGACCGAGCAGGGGCTCGCACCGTGGAGCGGGGTGCGCTGGGTCGCCGTCGCCGGATCGGCCACGCCCACACACGCGGTCGACGCCACGGTCGGACTTGAGCGTTCCGTTCGGTCGCTGCTCGCCCACCGCACGTACCTCGAGGTCCTCACGGACCAGGATCCCGAGGAGTACTGCCGCACCTTCCTCACCGGCCACGTCGAGGCGTCGGCCGAGCGGTTCGGCGGCCGGCCCGCCGTCACCTTCGAGCTCTTCGCGCGCTGA